Genomic window (Juglans microcarpa x Juglans regia isolate MS1-56 chromosome 2S, Jm3101_v1.0, whole genome shotgun sequence):
tataaaaatatgtattatctatatattgatcatatttactagtatagttatataattagaacttatatagtaaaattcaataatatattagtatgaactaattattacaaaatactatactttactataatatactttactataaataaactaataatttagtatatgtaaacatcacaGTATTACTACCATACTAATGTAAAATAACATATGATTAGACACTATAATTTAAGtatagtatagaaataaattagacactagtattattagttaataacccatattattaatttactaaagtataataacatgtaattagacactataaataagtctaatataaaaataagttataaataagttatacactaatataatataataacatgtaattagatactatagtataagtctagcatagaaataagttgtattttttgttttttatataagaaatctgcttattttttaattttttatgtttttagtaaatttgaaatttgaaagccaacaaaaaaagtaatctattatttataaagttttgtttaaattggactaaatatgaaattaaaagaaaagtctAAATCCAATTCCATTCCGATAAGTTAGAGCGGAAGTTGGGTCGAAGCTTATGAAAGTAggaattgaaattgaaatccGATTCCATTCCGATAAAGTAGGAATCGAATTTATGGAATACCGGCTCCGAGATTGTCGATGCTGATCCTAACTCTATATAGaggaaaactagaaaaaaaaaaaaaaaaaaaaaaaaaaaaaaaaaaaaaacaatcacaTCCTGTTGAGTTTACATTGATTATCCCCCAATAAAAACGGAGTCGTATTACACCCATCAACGGCGTAGACAAATTTTTTCGAGAAGGTCATTtggcctttattttttttttatatattttttataccttaaaatattaaaagaaatcatatcatcattaaaaaaaaatacttgcttaattattaaaaaaaaaaaaaagacaaacccTCTCTTTTTGCATGGACCCACCCACAGTAGACGCCAGACGACATCCATGCTACCGATTGAGTCATCCACGTTGTTACGTAGTTCCCACTGGAGATGCGgtacataaaatttattaaaatattatttttttaatattattattttaaattttaaaaaaattaaattatttattatattttatataaaaatttaaaaaaataataataataaaataaaatatttttatcatccaAACGAATGGTGGGACGTTTTACTATACAGCCTCCTACTGTAGCACAACCTCCGCATATCGCtacgtgtaattttttttttttttaaataaatgtgcGTTTTAATACAttccatcaattttttttttttcatttccccCCTCCCCCAGCTCTCTCACCCCAGTTGCAGGTTCTCTTCCGTACGGCTTCATCCCACGGCCTGCAGTGTTGCTTCTCACCACTCATCTTCCGAACAGCACCGTCTATGGACGCCGATAGTGGTATGTTCCTTctggttttgtgtttttctctccttctctccaTTCTGTTTCCCTTCTCTGTTCTGAAAATCTTGTTGTCAAAAGTGGTCTGTTCCGAAAAGGTCTATATACTTTGTTGTAAAAATTTTATGGGTGATGACGTGATATGTATCTGTGGGCGAGCTAACACTTCTTTGTCTGAAAGACATTTTGGCGTTTGTCCTACCTCAAGATTACCAGCTAGTACTAAAGCTTGTTGGGGTTGTCCTATGTACGCATCTCCATTCCGTTTCATTTTCACTTGAATTgcataaatgataatttaggtCATTTTGACTTGGGAAAGTATATACATGCTGAaagaaaattagataaataatgtATTTAATTGTATGCATATCTTTAAGCATTTTCCTCTAAACTGGCACATTATGGTGGTTATAAGCATTTACCCAGACATTATGTAAGTAAGCATTTACCTCTAAACTGGCACATTCTGGTGGTTTGATCCATCTCATTTATTTGATACGTTTCGGGCATGACAATAAATTCTTCCAAAATTTACTAAAAGAGAAATACAAGTAATTTCATCTAATCCCATAAATGATGGTTTATATCCCACCACGTGCACTTTGAGGCTGTATGTCTGTATGGGGAACTcttcatcatttaaaagaattaaatatcataaaaattgtATTACAGAGGTCACTAAAACATAAGAATATTGATCTAGAATTCGATGTGTTAAAGCTAATATGAAGATGTTGGCAAATTCAAGTGACAAGGGGTTTTGTCACTCATGATTCGTATTTTAATCCCTGGTATTTTAATATCATCAAATCAACTCATTCTATAACTTGTCCAGACTTTATCGCTATCTTAATAATCGATACACGAGTTGAAGAATCAGGTGGTACATTTTGGACGAGTCATTGTCTATATGGTATACTGCAGGCATGTTTTactaatgataataaaaaattccaatagatgtgtattttttgttttgtcaatTTAGACGTGTAGGAAAATATTAGACGACGAATTACAATAGGGTGAGCTCCCGGAATCACAACTTGGTCCTATTGTTGACGACATTGTTATCCCAACCCAAGGTAGTACTATCACACAACCAACTCCACCTGGCAATGACAAGGTGTGATATGTTTAATGCTTATAAATCTTTCTTCTAGTTGTTCCATTTTTAAtgtgtttgttttaattttccGTTTTTAATATCTTCAGGAAACGGAGTGCATGCCCCATGGGCCTATTAGTGAAAATCAGTCCCCGACTTTACTCATAAATGTTGAGTTGGTGTTGCTTGTCTATGAGCATGActtgtgtttgttttttgtgGAAATTTGACCATTGGGTATGTAAAGGGGATTAAGCAGATATTAGAATGGGCATTGGgtttttgtgtggaaatttgagcattgggtttgtaaaggaaaaattTGAGTATTGAGCTGACATTAGAATGGGCATTGGGttttttgtgtgtaaatttgaGCATTGGGTTTGTAAAGGGGAATTTTGAGCATTAGGTTTGTAAAGAAAACCTAATATATTAGAGATGCTAGCAAAATTGCAAATCAATCATGTTCATTGTACATGATGTTGTACTTCTTGTGGCTATTGCTTGATTGTGAAAcgacatttctttcttttttatgcacagtagtagtagtacttgAGGAATTGATGAATGAAACTTGGTTTGGTTTCATTGAAGGCAGGTAGCACGTAGTTTTGTTTCAAACTATAATGTGTTGGAACGGTTAAGGAGGTGGGGGTCACAGTACCACTCTCCctctcaatatcaaaatcatgcatttctGACTCCCAAATTGGAGTTGAACATACCAAGTGCCGCATGTCCTTCTCACAACAAAAGGAAGCTGCGCATGGAAATAATTTCAGAGAGAAAAAAGCGCCCAAGCAGACTAATTAATTTTCCTAAAATGTCTTATGACTCAAACAATTCAAGAATTGCAACCTATACATTCATAGACAATATGCATGGTAATATCCAAACCTAAATATTCATAGACAATATCCAAACCTATATATATTCATAGTAATGCCACTGCTAGGAAAGAgggtcactttttttaaatatccatAGTAAGCTATCATAAATATATTCATAGACAATATAACATACAGTTATGGTCTGAACAATCTATAGCTGATTTAAAACCAACATGTTACAACTATAGTTCGAGTGCACCAAAAACTGTAGTCTTCTAGCGTTTCGAGGACTAAAGGGATTGGGTGGGGGGAATTCGCAAAGAAGGGAGAGTGAGGGTAGGGGGCTTCGGGCTTCACAGAGAAGGGAGAGTGAGGGTGGGGGGCTTTGGGCTTCGTCTGGGTGAGTGAAGATTGAGAGCTTCAATGGTCTTCTTCTAGGAGGGGCAGCGCAGAGTAGGGAGAGTGGGTGGGGTTCGGTCTTCGTCTGGGTGAGTGAGGATTGAGGGCGTCTGTGGTCTTCATCTGGGAGAGGCTGTGCAGAGAAGGGAGAGTTTCGTTGGTCTTCATCTGCGTCTGGGACGGGCTACACATAAGGGATGGCTTCAATTTTCGTCTGGGAGGTACTCGTCTGGGTGAGTGAGGATTGAGGAGTGAGGGAGAAGGGGCAGACCGTGACGTGGCGATGAACTGGGTTTACAAGTAGGAAGGAGTGTGGTGTGCCATAGGCAGATCGGAGGTTGAGTAGAATATTTCACTTTGAATTGCATGCCATCAAATCCAAGGCATATCTGTCCCTTTTCGCTGGCAAGCAAAGAATCTACAAACACGTGGGCAGGTTTGGAGTGGGATGATAcataaaattcttatctcatctcatctcaacattacacattttttaaattcttatataaaatataataaacaattcaactttttcaaatctcaacataataataatattattaaaacataatattttaaactttcagacaaaacacaaaattctcatctcaccccaaACCTGACAAAAAAGAGTTGTAGAGGTTCCActtgttattaattaattatatatataagtgctatatgtatgtattaataataaataaaaaatattagtctttcCATTggagttaataaaaaaatattcatcattagaaaatatattaaaaaatactttgtaactaaaaaaatatttttttaataatgttatgaattttttttattttttaaaaatatttaaaagtatgaaaaaaatctaCGTAAATGGCTCTAGCATTATCTTCTTTCCACTTTTAAAAGAAcgataaagaaaatttaaaagaaggTTTCGTTTATGATTAgtgagcattggcattggattggtcatcatattcttcaaattttgactaatatgtagctttttcatttttagctaatcattcaaaacttaaaatctatattggattggtcatcacactctctataataataaaatattattattttttattttatatttttaattcatttttatttttgaattaattttttttttcataatttccaacaatcatattcatttttattttcacaatccaataaacaaaGTTCCATCCAATAAACAATTTATACcatatcaatatccaaatataaaagttttattacTGCCCACAGTACAACATTCATATATAGTTGCTACCCACATTCTCAAACATCCATATTTGtgatccaaaataacaaaaaatcacaaaatagcATATGCTACAACCccaaaacaaatacaaccaCAACAGCTATGTTGTATATTCAAAAGAGCTATGTTGATGGGTCTTATCTCATAACAAGGACTAAGAATCCAGGTTCAGATGTTGATGGGGTTTATCAGTACAAAATAcgttattactaatatttagaTAAGTACTACATATTGATTCAATTCATACTGCCAAGTGAATGTCTGCATCTTTGACTAGTAGCAACACCATAAAATGCAAGTAATTGCAGTATTTAATCAGTGTTGAAACTCAAACCTAGCGATCAACATAGCTAGTAATTGCAATATTCAATCAGAGCTGATAATCTTGCTTTATTTGGGATGGGGCCCCTGCCAATGTAATGGAATTGATAGGTAGGGATATGGTGCTAATTGTGaggaattttgtttttgtttttgtttttagggTGTACGCTCAAAAAGCTGAAAACAATATACTCAGAAATACAAAGCCCTTTGAGGCATTTCTTCAAGCATCTGTTGtgcatttcttttcttcattacCATGGGATGTTGTTTTTTCGAAAACAGCGTACTTTCTTCATTACAAAGCCCTTTGAGACATTTCTCGAAAACAAATATTACAGCCACAAAACTAGGAAACAGAGCCAATCAACAAAATCAAGAGTAAAAATCATGTCAAAATCAAaactagaaattgaaaaaaaaaatgaaaacaaaatcaaactcaaacaacaaaatcaaaagtaaaatcaAGACTAGGATTTTGGATTTTACCGTGTTTTTGCTTGCCATGCTGGAGAGAAGCTGTTGCGGTGCCATGCTAGAGAGAATAGCCGcaggagagaaagagggaagctTTTTGAACCACGGTGCCATGTTGgaaaaaagtaagtgaaaatggaagaaaaaaagaaagagggaagaagaagaagaagagaaaatagagaaaaaaaaatagaagaagagaaaaaaaaggaagagatgcaagagagggaagaagaaaaaaaaattaaaaaaaagaaattagaagaagagaaagaaggaagagatgcggaagagaaaaaggaagacgaagagaaagaagaatcgcaagaaagaagaagaaaaagagccacggaagagagaatgagtcgaaatataataaacaatgggTTTAgacttttcttctttaaaaagaaaaatgaaattattgtaGCTCATATTTAAGATAAAATGTctttaactaattcaatgtgagtccattattattaaaattagtcaaatataaagataaaaagacaTTTAACCAATCACGGCCAATGTTATAGGTGAGAATTAAAAAGAGAATACTGTAGTACCCTTTTGCCAGGCCTATTAATTCCCAGCCTAGAACTGATTATTTGCCAGGCCTGTCACCCGCACTCGGATGGATCCGTCTTGTTCGTTCCGAAGGTGTATACTGTAGTACCGTACCCCAGGAAAAACTGGGTGCTTGCCGCTTGGTGCAGGTCGAACTCCTACTCAATTTCAGCGTCCTAGCTAACTTCACCCCAGGAAAAACTGGGTGcttggtactctctctctctctctctcgttttagGACATTTTCACAAATAGATCTGCATGCGGGTTCAAACTTTTGTTAACTTCTATGTATAATCTCGGCAAGCATTCACTTCACATGGAAActttgcatattatatatttgatatggCTAATCTGGTCCCTCCCCATGTCAAAGGTAATTTGCTCTCTAAAATGGCCAGCTATGCCTTTTCTCATTTGTTTGTGGGCATAGGGTTTTGCCGAGTGAAAGGTGATACATTCATGATCAGAAATCTAAAACTAAAATCATGACTTGTAGATCGAGTAAATCATCACGAGTCCTTGAGGTTTTGCATTTTGACTATATTGAAAGAAGAATTCCCAATGCAAAACATTAGGTTGGGATGGACTAACTGCATGAGTTAGTGGTGGACTAGATGATTACTTTGAAAAGTGACTGAGTTATACCAAATATTTGGACATTTGCAAGGTTAATAGGGCTTATGGTTCGACCTTAATATTAATACGATccattagttttattatttttgtcgtGTCCCTGAgatgcttggagaatgagacgagatgaaaattatgtaaatagtagtaagataatttgtgaaaagTATTAGACACTATTGTTGCCAATCATGTACAGTTATATCAAGATTATTGACAAAATCAAttgttaacatcgtgtttcgtACGTCTTTAGGCCAAGTTCTAGCAGCTCAAGTCTTTAGAGCTAGGCTTATGAAAATGAAGTAGAAAACAGCTAGGAGAGGGCGACCTTGGGGCCGAGGAGTCTTCGATGCGAAAGTTAGGAaagtattttggaagtttgtaaacaATGAGAGAGTCTAAAGACCAAAGAGCTTTTTCATATCTggaaattactatttataccgAGAGTCTGGGGGGACAGATCATGCCTGCCCAGTGGAGTTCATGTCTTTTTTACTATTCCTTTTATCATAATTCTTTAATGTGACGTGCCTTGGTGACGGTGTCATTAATGTAGTGTGTAACTGGGGTAATGGTGCTATGTAATACGGCGTGATTCCCCGATATGCTTTACTTTGCTGGTGTCTTTGGCGATCTGTCGATGTTTCCATGTCAGAAGATTAAAGGTTCCCCGTCTTTCCCATTCTACCCTATACAGGTTCCCATGAGCGGGATGCGGCCGAGCAATGTCAGGCCTGTCCACCCCATTAGCCATCattgtttacttttccttaCAGGCGACTTATTTCATGGGCAAGTTTGGGCCATGGGACCGGGTATTGGGGCTAAGTCCATTACTCTCTGTCCAAGCGCCTAGTGGGCCTATGAAATGGGGGAAATCCCCTTACaccaataataataactaataaatataaacttacttttcaTTTCACGTCttgatttaaataatattaaaatctgattcatttcactacaatacttttctttttatgtttagtTGTTGAACCAAATTCAATTCAcctcaaatcaattattgattgGACCTacactttttcaatttcttataaaaaagttaaatttatctcaacctatttcatacatttcaacctaaaaagttaaactcatctcaaacttAAAAAGTCATCTCATTATTGGACttacaaaatattgttattcacaactcaactcagctcatctcatctcatttcatctcaacatcaaacacatataaGTACAAGGGTTTTCAAGTTTTAAGGTTAGATTGGTAGAAacataattttagtttatatgaGTTGTTCAGGTTAAAGATTGTAAGTGTTGCAAATTGACCTATATTATATTGTTCAATTTCTTAATTGTAGCCAATCGAGTTAGCATGATCTGTCCCGAACCCAGTAGCCCTAAatcctaatatttttttataaaaattcagAGACCTCTATTGAAGTAATGGAGCAATATGCAAAAGAATTACTTTCAAAGGGTTTATTGCAGAGTGAAGATCTGTACCGGGTACCTACCATTCTCCTAATTATATAATCTTCTTGATCTACTTTTGCTgtttaaatttatcatctcattcCTCAATGATATCACAGTATATCTTGGAGACGAGTGTGTACCCACGTGAACCAGAACCTCTGAAGGAGCTAAGGCATGTCACTGCTGGCCACCCTCGGTAATTGTTCTCATTTCTATTTAACTTGGTGCTAATTCTTTCTCCTTGCTGACCCCTCAGAGCAATTGATCTAATATTCCCTTGataaagaaaaaccaaaaatgatGAGACAATCAGGAGTTCATACTCCTGAAAAGTTGACTTCAATTATAAATCGGTTGCCTTGTAAAATAAATGTGATTGCAATTCGAAAAGGGTGATCATAGTTTGGGAGTGCAAAATAAATGTGCTCGATCACCAGTTTAGTCATACTTGTGCTTGAATTCTTCACTGATCAGGTGTGATGAGTCTCATCAATCGGTGTAAGAATTAGGAATTCATTGTCCAATTTGTCCCAAAATGAATATTATGGCAAAAAACAAGAAGCAAACGAGGGGAAATTTGTTCAATACTCACATATGGTGCCTCCACAGGCTGACATCTGATCCAACAGTCATACTTGTTTAAAGAATCAAATCATCAATTGGCCTTTAAAAATGAGTCAGTGAAGActttcaagtatttttcttcATCTCTCATAATCCATAAAGATTATTGGATTGCCATTTTCTAGTGCTAGGTTTGCTACTTCACCGGATGCAGGTCAGTTGGTGGCTATGCTGTTGAAGTTGGTGAATGCGAAAAAGACTATTGAAGTTGGCGTTTTCATAGGATACTCTCTTCTCCTGACTGCTCTTACAATTCTAGAGGATGGCAAGGTTTGAATTGATCATTTTCAGTATCTTTTACTAAACTATCAAGGTACTTACAATTTGCAGTACTATTACAGATCATAGCCATAGATGTAAATCGGGAGACATTTGAAATTGGATTGCCAATTATTAAGAAAGCTGGTGTTGCAGATAAAATTGATTTCATTGAGTCCGAGGCTTTACCAGCTCTTGATCAATTATTACAAAATGTGAGCAAGATCTTCTTGTTGTGAAATATTATGCAAagcacacacaccaacgatggcaAATAtagtaaaagcaacacaatcaagaacacaacacacaatatacgtggttcggcaaattgcatacgtccacaggagctgtagaaatcttattaaccagaggagattacaatcactcaatctcaactcacactctctagggctttttgctctctcacacaatatgcactcactaaataattgttctctctctaaatATGCTTGAGACcatccaacacaagtctaatatgatgaatatatagtgagtggcgctGGAAACCTAATcaggcaaaatctgcgtacttctctcgagcggagtgtcgagcacgactcgagcgaacagccaaatgaacattggctcgagcgaagtgtcgagcgatggtcaagcgaacactagggtttgcaTCTCGCTTGAGCAGAGTGTCGAGCGCGACTTGAGCGAActtctctgacttgcctttgctcgagcggtctgtcgagcaacgtcgagcgaacttggctcgagccaactgtcgagccaactttcagcaaacactttttcagctccaaaaccagtctccacatacaccccaacaatctcccacttggaagctgggtctccacatgccagccactgtttccagccaagccctatcatctctgcagctcacagctcccgtcttcaagctagaagacgcACTGAAGTCAAGCCCGACTTTAGTCTTCCACATACATCGCCCTTAGGGagactcacaactcccactgcactaggagtatccggtctcgaaccgatcttggcaaccttagccaacttttCCAGACTTTCATAAGGAACGACAAAGCTGactccctttggcttcctcacatgtttcgcGCGATCAAGCCTGCCTTTTTGCACTCCTGTGTTTCCCTGCACATCACTAGATCCTGAtgtcaaatacaaaaaattagatctcttaccatgtGCTAGGACTAGTGCACctttagtgatcttccaagctcctcCAGAGAACACTACTGCAAAACCGTTGTCATCAAGCTATCCCACAGAGATAaggtttttcttcaaatttggaaCATGTCTTACTTGTTGTAAAGTCCACACGctcctgtttggaagtgtgatatgcacatcacccactcccactacatccaatgcctctccatcagccgcatacatctttccaaaatcatcagcaacataattctgcatgatttctcgaTGTGAAGTGCTATGGAATGAAGaccctgaatccaacacccaatcatcaatcggactgtgcactgcaagaagtaaggcatcatgaatttcttctgccactacattcacaGCATTATCATCagaactttcttgattcctgcagtttctcttgatgtggcccggcttgccacaactccagcacgTGATCTGCTGCCCAGATTTCATCTTGCTATTTCCCCTACTCTTGGAGCTTGACCtgccatgtcctctacctctattgtcaacaatcaggGGAGATCCTGAATCCGAGAACTCACCAAAGTCTCTCCTACGTACTTCTTCAGCAAGTACCATGTCACGTATGTTATCATAGTTCAGTTTTGACTTGCCAgctgaactactcacagccatcctcatggcctcccaactatttggcaacgatgccaacaaaatcaatgctctgatctcatcatcaaactcaatctctacagaggacagttgatttgtgatcgtattgaattcattcaagtgttgggctacagacataccttcagacatcttcagattgaacaattttttcatcaagtgcaccttattgttcgcagacggcttttcatacatacctgacaaagtcgccatgagatccatcgtggttctctccttactgacattgtgtgccactgttcTGGACAAGGTCAGCCGAACAAGACCTAGAACCTGTCGATCTAACAGGGTCCACTCAGCATCAGTCATGCTCTccggcttctttcccaacaatggaaggtggagcctcttcccatagagataatcctcAATCTTCATCTTCCAGTATCCAAAATCAGTGCCGTCAAACTTCTCAATCCCGGGTGCgttcactttatctccagccatcattctccttcagatccaaccttggctcttgataccagttgttgtgaaATACTATGCAAAGCACGCACACCAACGatggcaaataaagtaaaagtaacacaatcaagaacgcaacacacaatatacgtggttcggcaaattgcctacgtccacaggagctgcagaaatcttattaaccagaggagattacaatcactcaatctcaattcacactctctagggttttttactctctcacacaatatgcactcactaaacaattgttctctctctaaatATGTTTGAGACcatccaacacaagtctaatatgatgaatatatagtgagtggcgctggaaacctaatctggcaaaatctgagtacttcgctcgagcggagtgtcgagcgcgactcgagcgaacagccaaatgaacattggcttgagcggagtgtcgagcgatggtcaagcgaacactagggtttgcgtctcgctcgagcggagtgtcgagcgcgactcgagcgaacttctctgacttgcctttgctcgagcggtctgtcgagcgaagtcgagccaactttcagcaaacactttttcagctccaaaaccagtctccacatacaccccaacacttatttcttcttcttcttcttttttcgtGCTTGTTGGTTTACATCCCACAATAAGTTCTTCACTATCATATTTTTCCCTATTTGGGGGGGATTTGGTAGTGCAGCCTGAGAATGAAGGGAGTTTTGACTTTGCTTTTGTTGATGCGGACACGGGTAATTATTGGAACTACAATGAGAGAATCATGAAACTACTGAAAGTGGGTGGGGTGGTTGTCTACGATAACACACTCTGCCAGAGATTTATATTGGTtttatattgagaatatgatttgaaattctagatggagacaaaatatttgaagtacaattaataataaaaaagcttttgttaaaaaaaaaaaatccgggtTCAACCCGAAATCCGGGTTTTGAAAAACCCGGGTTCCGGCCTGGGTCTGACCCGGATTAACCCAGTCTGGGTTTCAGCCCGAGTTTGAAACCCGGGTCCAGAtccggatgaacacccctacACTCTGGTTAGAAACAGTTGTAATATTTGATGAGTTGGTTCCAGAGAACTTGAAACGGTGGAACGAGCCGACAATTGAGTTTAACAAATTAGTGGCAGCTGATTCCCGTGTCCAATTGTCACATGCTTCAGTAGGTGATGGCATGGCAATCAGCACTCGTCTCTACTGAACTTTTTCTCCAAACATCTCTGCATTTTTACTTGTAAGCATTAACTTATCATGAAGAATGTTTTGTTGTTAAGAAACCAGAATAAGCAtaggttttaataaa
Coding sequences:
- the LOC121253525 gene encoding probable caffeoyl-CoA O-methyltransferase At4g26220 produces the protein MANLVPPHVKETSIEVMEQYAKELLSKGLLQSEDLYRYILETSVYPREPEPLKELRHVTAGHPRARFATSPDAGQLVAMLLKLVNAKKTIEVGVFIGYSLLLTALTILEDGKIIAIDVNRETFEIGLPIIKKAGVADKIDFIESEALPALDQLLQNPENEGSFDFAFVDADTGNYWNYNERIMKLLKVGGVVVYDNTLCQRFILVLY